In Ureibacillus thermophilus, the genomic stretch CACATCGCCTTTTCCTAGGCCATGGCTTCTAAATACATTCGCTACTTTGTTGGCTCTTTTTAAGAGTTCTACAAAGGTAATTTGTTCTGTGCTGCCATCTTCATGCCGTACTAATAAGGCCACTTTGTTTTCATCTTTTGACCATTTCTCAAACTCATCTACAATGTTATAAATTTCTGGTGCAAGTAAATCTTCCCGCTTCAAGCAAATTCCCCTTTCCTTGGAAAATATTATTGTTTTTATAATTATATACTAACAAAATAGAAAAATATTCTACTTAATAGAAAATTTTTCGTTAAATTAACAAATGATAAAAATAAATCCAACGTAATAAAAAAAGGCTAGCAGCAATATGCTACTAGCCCGAATCAGTTATTGTTGTTGAGTTCCGCGTAATTGAGATTCTGCCATTTGTACAAGACGTTTAGTAATTTCTCCTCCGACTGACCCGTTTGCACGAGCAGAAGCTTCAGGTCCGAGTTGAACACCAAACTCTTGTGCAATTTCATATTTCATTTGATCTAAAGCAGCGTTTGCACCAGGAACTAATAATTTGTTGCGTCCGCCTGTGTTGTTTGTTGCCATTTCTCTCACCTCCTTGTGCAATTAGAATGTGCGGGAATTATTTTTTAATACACAAAAGGTGAGAGGTAAATTGTACTACTATTTCCGATTGAAGGTGAGATTATAATAGATGTTTAAATTTATTTTCTGCTATGCGTTTTTCAGGGAACGTATAAACTTCTCTATTTTTCACGGCACGTTCTATATACTCATCGAAATCTACTTGAGATTCAAAATGAGTCACACGCTCTAATTTTGGTCT encodes the following:
- a CDS encoding alpha/beta-type small acid-soluble spore protein gives rise to the protein MATNNTGGRNKLLVPGANAALDQMKYEIAQEFGVQLGPEASARANGSVGGEITKRLVQMAESQLRGTQQQ